The genomic interval CTGCTCGACACCCAGTTCGTGACCGAGCATCTGAGCCGGTTCGGCGCCATCGAGATCCCGCGCACCGAGTATCGCCGGCGTCTTGCCGCCGCGATGGAGCGCAAGACCGACTTCCGCGGTGTCGACCAGCAGGCGGCGCTGGCCGACCTGCTGGAGTCGGCCGGCATGCCACCCTCCTAGCCGGAAGCGTCGCCCCGCCCTCCCCCTCTACCACGCCCGATCCGTTGTGCGTTGCAACGGGGGCGGCCATCCTCCGCGCATCCACCGCCATGGCTGGAAGGCGCCCATGCGCTTTTGGAACAAGTCCTCGGTTCTGCCCACCCTGACCATCATCCTGGCAGGCCTCCTGATCGGCGCACCGCTGCTGGTGCTGAACGGTTTCCCGCTGACCTTCGACGACACGCCGGGTTATCTGGAGCCGGCCTTCAACATCCTGCACCGCGCAGCCCAGCCGGCCTGGACGCCGCCGCCGGATCTGTCGCCGCACGGTCCCTCCTCGGCCAACATCTTCTTCCTGCGACCCTTCGGCTACATGCTGTTCCTGCTGCCCTTCGCCAGCGGCTGGGGCGTGTGGCTGATCCCGCTGGGCCAGGGGATTCTGGCGGCGGCGGTCCTGCGGGCGGCCCTGACCGCGGCAGGGGTGCCGGAGCGGCCCGGACTGTTCCTCGGCATCGCCGCGCTGCTGGGACTGACGACCAGCCTGTCGCTGCACGCCGCGACGATCATGCCGGACTTCCTCACCGGGCTGGTGATCCTGCTTGTTTATGTCGTCGTCATGCGTGGGCCGGCACTGACCATCCCGCAGCGGCTGCTGACCGTTGCGGCGCTCACCGGCATGATCGTCTCCCATCTCAGCCATCTGGCGATCCTGGGCGGGATGATCGTCCTGCTCGGGCTCTGGGCGCTGTGGCAGGACCGCGCGATGCTGCGGTCGCTGGCCTGGGGGGTGCTGCTGCCGATGGCGCTGGGGGGCGGGTTGCTGGCCGCCTCCAACCTGCTGACCGCCGGCCGGCCGGTGCTGTCCGAAAGTTCCCCCGTCTTCCTGCTGGCCCGGCTGATCGGCGATGGTCCGGCGCGCGACTATCTGACCGAGGCCTGCCGCAGCCGCGATTACCTGCTGTGCGGCAGCCTGGATACGCTGGACCGCAGCGCGCCCGGCTACGTCACCTCCGACTATTTTCTCTGGCATCCCGACGGCGCCCGCCGCCGCTTCGGCGACCAGCCACGCTTCGTGGCCGAGGCGGCGGAGATCGCCCACAACACCATCGCCAGCCACCCGGCCGCGGTCGCCGAACATGGGCTGGCGAATGCCGCCGGCCAATTCGTCGAGATCCAGCCGGACGACACGCTGAACGATCCGGTCAAGCCGCTGACCCGCCGTCTGTTCAGCCGCTTTCCCCCACCGGTCTATGCCGCCTTCGACCAATCGCTGCAGACGCAGGGGCGCTTCCCCCGCGATGGGCTGGCGCTGGTCCAGGATCTGTCGCTGTCGCTCGGCGTGCTGGGGCTCGCCACGCTCGGGCTGGGGCGCTGGCGGCGGGTCGACGGGCGGGTTCGGATGCTGCTTCTGGTGATCGGGCTGGGGCTGACGCTGAACGCCATCGCCACCGGCGGGTTGTCGGCCGTCCATGACCGCTATCAGAACCGCGTGATCTGGCTGGTGCCCTTCGCAGCCCTGGTTCTCCTGGCGTCGGCCCGCAGCCGCGACGCAAGCCGCGACGTCCTGGCAGCCGACCGGGAAAATCAGGCGACGGGATGGAACAGGCCGCCACGCATGGGCGCCGGCACCCCGGTGGTCGCCGGCAAGCTGAGCGGCAGACCAAGCCTGCTGCGCACGGCGAGATAGCCGAAGGCCTGCGCCTCCAGCGCGTCGCCATCCCAGCCGACGAGGTCCGCCGGTTCGACCGGAACGCCCAGCCGGTCGGCCAGCATCGCCATCAGCGTGGCGTTGTGCCGACCGCCGCCGCAGACCAACCAGCGCACCGGCGGCGAAGGCAGGTGTGAGACGACACGGGCGACCGACTCGGCAGTGAAGGCTGTCAGGGTGGCGGCCCCGTCCTGCGGGGACAAGGCCGCCACCGGCGCCGGATCGAAGGCGTCACGGTCCAGCGACTTGGGCGCCGGACGGCCGAAATAGGGATGGGCCATCAGAGTGGCCAGAGCCGCAGCGTCCACCCGGCCCGCCGCCGCCAGCGCCCCGCCGGCATCGAAACGGCCGAGCCCATGGCGCAGCACCCAATCGTCGATCAACGCATTGCCTGGCCCGGTGTCGCAGGCGACCACCTCGGCCTCCCCCTTCGCCGCCTCGGGTCCGATCCAGCTGACATTGGCGACGCCG from Azospirillum sp. TSH100 carries:
- a CDS encoding anhydro-N-acetylmuramic acid kinase, producing the protein MMEAKEGLRTVVGLMSGTSMDGIDAALLRTDGRDRVEALDFLTIPYDDGFRARLRGCLGQTGLGRSDRDGPVAEVERDLTDAHADAVHRLLDKAGVAAAEVELIGFHGHTIHHDPDRRITRQIGDGARLAAATGIAVVDDFRSADVCAGGQGAPLVPLFHRALAHGLPRPLAVLNIGGVANVSWIGPEAAKGEAEVVACDTGPGNALIDDWVLRHGLGRFDAGGALAAAGRVDAAALATLMAHPYFGRPAPKSLDRDAFDPAPVAALSPQDGAATLTAFTAESVARVVSHLPSPPVRWLVCGGGRHNATLMAMLADRLGVPVEPADLVGWDGDALEAQAFGYLAVRSRLGLPLSLPATTGVPAPMRGGLFHPVA